One genomic segment of Halalkalicoccus tibetensis includes these proteins:
- a CDS encoding ABC transporter substrate-binding protein: protein MTVRRGPTDRRAFLAATAGVLASSAGCLNRFQASVDRETPEQVSLSITTVPNDEDSVPVRIARHLAENLETAGIDVGLQPVTTEQLWRDVLLNHDFDIYIGQHPGYADPDYLYGLLHSQFSEEAGWQNPFGYVNVPGVDEPLETQRETSDGTREGALSSLVEGLREEAPFSVVAYPEEPRALRTDRYRGWGDRSLESPLGLLDLEEVDGRARDDRAENTLQLGISDGRITNNLNPLAVEYRRRWIVTGLLYDPLGRHVDGGIVPWLAADWSWDEDRLRIRLREDLAWHDGEALTAADVAFTYRLLWDTTYSEDPPIVPAPCFRSRSTLVDAVEVIGERTLDLTIDAHPDVGLRALTVPVLPMHVWEERTDPASIAGFDFDSVTEALVADNMEPVGSGPLRFEDVTTDERLELVRNEDHFLTRLTEGPLEAFAGGPAYERLVFDYSPSPANVIEAVGAGQIDASAAALPPTEIDRIRGTSGVELVSDETSAHYHVGFNARNAPLSNPRFRRAAARLFDREYLRTEVFAGDATPAFSPIAAAGPSDDWHSGHEAGFVGESGTGEVDAETARDLFYEAGYIYNEDGEMVIR, encoded by the coding sequence GTGACCGTACGGAGGGGACCGACCGATCGGCGAGCGTTTCTCGCAGCCACAGCCGGCGTACTCGCGTCGAGCGCCGGCTGTCTGAACCGGTTTCAGGCCTCCGTCGACCGCGAGACGCCCGAACAGGTCTCTCTCTCGATCACGACAGTTCCCAACGACGAGGACTCCGTTCCCGTACGGATCGCGCGCCACCTCGCGGAGAACCTGGAGACGGCCGGGATCGACGTCGGCCTCCAGCCGGTGACGACCGAGCAGCTCTGGCGCGACGTCCTCCTCAACCACGACTTCGACATCTACATCGGACAGCACCCCGGCTACGCCGACCCCGACTACCTCTACGGGCTGTTGCACTCGCAGTTCAGCGAGGAAGCCGGCTGGCAGAACCCCTTCGGCTACGTGAACGTCCCCGGCGTGGACGAGCCCCTCGAAACCCAACGCGAGACGAGCGACGGAACCCGGGAGGGTGCCCTTTCGAGCCTCGTCGAGGGCCTCCGCGAGGAGGCCCCCTTCTCGGTCGTTGCCTACCCCGAGGAGCCCAGGGCGCTCCGGACGGACCGATACAGGGGGTGGGGCGATCGCTCGCTCGAATCGCCGCTCGGCCTTCTCGACCTCGAGGAGGTCGACGGGCGCGCACGGGACGACCGGGCCGAGAACACGCTCCAGCTCGGGATCAGCGACGGACGGATCACGAACAACCTGAACCCGCTCGCCGTCGAGTACCGCCGGCGCTGGATCGTCACGGGGCTGCTCTACGATCCGCTCGGTCGCCACGTCGACGGCGGGATCGTCCCCTGGCTCGCGGCCGACTGGTCGTGGGACGAGGACCGCCTGCGGATCCGGCTGCGCGAGGACCTCGCGTGGCACGACGGCGAGGCGCTCACCGCCGCGGACGTCGCCTTCACCTACCGTCTGTTGTGGGACACCACCTACAGCGAGGACCCCCCGATCGTCCCGGCCCCGTGTTTCCGCTCCCGGAGCACGCTCGTCGATGCGGTCGAGGTGATCGGCGAACGGACCCTCGATCTGACGATCGACGCCCACCCCGACGTCGGGCTGCGGGCGCTCACGGTCCCGGTCCTCCCGATGCACGTCTGGGAGGAGCGGACCGATCCCGCATCGATCGCGGGCTTCGACTTCGACAGCGTCACCGAGGCGCTGGTCGCCGACAACATGGAGCCGGTCGGCTCAGGCCCCCTCCGGTTCGAGGACGTCACCACCGACGAACGCCTCGAACTCGTCCGCAACGAGGACCACTTCCTCACCCGGCTGACCGAGGGCCCCCTCGAGGCGTTCGCGGGCGGGCCCGCCTACGAACGGCTGGTCTTCGACTACTCGCCGTCGCCGGCGAACGTCATCGAGGCGGTCGGGGCGGGACAGATCGACGCCAGCGCCGCCGCGTTGCCCCCGACCGAGATCGACCGGATCCGGGGGACGAGCGGGGTCGAGCTCGTCAGCGACGAGACGAGCGCACACTACCACGTCGGGTTCAACGCCCGGAACGCGCCGCTGTCGAACCCCCGGTTCAGGCGCGCGGCCGCGAGGCTGTTCGACAGGGAGTACCTGCGGACGGAGGTGTTCGCGGGCGACGCGACCCCGGCGTTCAGCCCCATCGCCGCCGCCGGCCCCAGCGACGACTGGCACTCGGGCCACGAGGCGGGCTTCGTCGGCGAGAGCGGGACCGGGGAGGTCGACGCCGAGACGGCGCGCGACCTCTTCTACGAGGCAGGGTATATATACAACGAGGACGGAGAAATGGTGATACGTTGA
- a CDS encoding DUF5816 domain-containing protein, with protein sequence MDQLSIDGEEAYVARDEAERGSDGPFYVVYRTRDRQERWGYLCGNCEGANTAMDTMGRIVCNDCPNQRKPTEWDAAHE encoded by the coding sequence ATGGATCAGCTGTCGATCGACGGGGAGGAGGCGTACGTCGCGCGCGACGAGGCCGAGCGGGGTTCGGACGGCCCCTTCTACGTCGTCTATCGGACGAGGGATCGCCAGGAGCGCTGGGGCTACCTCTGTGGGAACTGCGAGGGCGCGAACACGGCGATGGACACGATGGGGCGGATCGTCTGTAACGACTGTCCCAACCAGCGAAAGCCCACCGAGTGGGACGCGGCCCACGAATGA
- a CDS encoding polysaccharide deacetylase family protein, protein MNGASPSRRQFLGGGAVAVVGLAGCLGRLDGTADEEDDDRATDGTDAGDGKEPEVRDDEAEEEEEPPDPPEGGAVVFVYDDGPMEDYTQALPAHRAFDAPATTGIVSEWIGREDFQNSGCMDVEHLEELVDAGWEICSHTTEHTAVGTLPLVEDAAPSDERIYPEEIRHGYHRGKTLEITDGERTLHRTVADYGSDGTGRYIDLDEPLGEACAAGDTIVRYPEEQVEEALGKSKRDLEALGFEIDTFLAPYDNFDDYSRGFATEHYDGIANADHGSRINPREGFDPFHTKRDYFIEFTSPDSVRADLDEIGDRGALGVIGAHTFKEEVTEERIHETLGWVDERGIEVLTLREAIERYAR, encoded by the coding sequence ATGAACGGAGCATCACCGTCGCGGCGCCAGTTCCTTGGAGGGGGCGCGGTCGCCGTCGTCGGGCTGGCCGGCTGTCTCGGCAGGCTGGACGGGACGGCGGACGAGGAGGACGATGACAGAGCTACCGACGGGACTGACGCCGGCGACGGGAAGGAACCCGAGGTCCGCGACGACGAAGCGGAGGAGGAGGAGGAACCCCCCGATCCCCCGGAGGGCGGTGCGGTCGTCTTCGTCTACGACGACGGCCCGATGGAGGACTATACCCAGGCACTGCCGGCTCATCGGGCGTTCGACGCGCCCGCGACGACCGGCATCGTCAGCGAGTGGATCGGCCGCGAGGACTTCCAGAACAGCGGCTGCATGGACGTCGAACACCTCGAGGAGCTCGTCGACGCGGGCTGGGAGATCTGCTCGCACACGACCGAGCACACCGCAGTGGGGACGTTGCCCCTCGTCGAGGACGCGGCCCCGAGCGACGAACGGATCTACCCCGAGGAGATCCGCCACGGCTACCACCGCGGCAAGACCCTCGAGATCACCGACGGCGAGCGGACACTCCACAGGACCGTCGCCGACTACGGAAGCGACGGAACCGGACGCTACATCGACCTCGACGAGCCGCTCGGCGAGGCGTGTGCCGCCGGCGACACGATCGTCCGCTATCCCGAGGAGCAGGTCGAGGAGGCGCTCGGGAAGTCCAAACGCGACCTGGAGGCGCTCGGCTTCGAGATCGATACCTTTCTCGCGCCCTACGACAACTTCGACGACTACTCGCGCGGGTTCGCCACGGAGCATTACGACGGGATCGCCAACGCCGACCACGGCTCGCGGATCAACCCCCGGGAGGGGTTCGACCCCTTCCACACCAAACGCGACTACTTCATCGAGTTCACGAGCCCCGACAGCGTGCGGGCCGACCTCGACGAGATCGGCGACCGGGGCGCGCTGGGCGTGATCGGCGCCCACACGTTCAAGGAGGAGGTCACCGAGGAGCGGATCCACGAGACCCTCGGATGGGTCGACGAGCGCGGGATCGAGGTGCTGACGCTGCGCGAGGCGATCGAGCGCTACGCCCGGTAG
- a CDS encoding bifunctional metallophosphatase/5'-nucleotidase, producing the protein MGPRLLQYSDVENAYDDPERIGRLAGLIGALRDEDTIVVGTGDNTAPGVLSLVMEGRQALDFFERVEPDLGTFGNHDFDHGYGATREVLRESPQTWVSANVFREGERFGREEGVVPTAVVERDGVRVGFFGVLDPATPSINPKASDLTVEDPIEAAERAVAALRSEGVDRVVALSHLGAGDDALARAVDVDAILGGHVHSDRLERVEGTLCTRPGANGTALLEVELGEEVRGTRHHVETGPCDERVADALRERMARAGLDEVVGRVEEPIERSEELTVSGECRIGNWVADAYRWAAGTDVAIHNAGGIRSGPPLAGEVTLADCISVVPFDGPVTVGTVTGRELRRLLSQASNGDASFGESDWWHAHVSGLRATFDGTRVESVRVGGAPLEPDAEYSIAASRYLFETDHEFPALTTAHRVGTVEVQYEVLAEYAREEGIAPTIDGRLGRAERKG; encoded by the coding sequence ATGGGTCCCCGGCTGCTGCAGTACTCCGACGTCGAGAACGCCTACGACGACCCCGAGCGGATCGGCCGGCTCGCGGGCCTGATCGGGGCGCTGCGCGACGAGGACACGATCGTCGTCGGGACCGGCGACAACACCGCGCCGGGGGTGCTCTCGCTCGTCATGGAGGGTCGCCAGGCCCTCGATTTCTTCGAGCGGGTCGAGCCCGACCTCGGGACGTTCGGCAACCACGACTTCGATCACGGCTACGGGGCGACCCGCGAGGTGCTCCGGGAGTCGCCCCAGACCTGGGTGAGCGCGAACGTCTTTCGCGAGGGCGAGCGCTTCGGACGCGAGGAGGGGGTCGTCCCCACGGCGGTCGTCGAGCGCGATGGGGTTCGGGTGGGCTTCTTCGGCGTGCTCGACCCGGCGACGCCCTCGATCAATCCGAAGGCGAGCGACCTGACCGTCGAGGACCCGATCGAGGCCGCCGAGCGGGCGGTCGCGGCCCTGCGTTCGGAGGGCGTCGATCGCGTGGTCGCGCTCTCGCATCTCGGGGCCGGCGACGACGCGCTGGCCCGCGCGGTCGACGTCGACGCGATCCTCGGCGGGCACGTCCACTCCGATCGTCTCGAACGGGTCGAGGGGACCCTCTGTACGCGCCCCGGGGCCAACGGAACGGCGCTGCTCGAGGTCGAGCTCGGCGAGGAAGTGCGGGGAACGCGCCACCACGTCGAGACGGGGCCGTGCGACGAGCGGGTGGCGGACGCGCTTCGCGAGCGCATGGCCAGGGCGGGACTCGACGAGGTCGTCGGCCGCGTCGAGGAGCCCATCGAGCGCTCCGAGGAGCTCACCGTCAGCGGGGAGTGTCGGATCGGCAACTGGGTCGCCGACGCCTACCGGTGGGCCGCGGGAACCGACGTCGCGATCCACAACGCCGGCGGGATCCGGTCGGGCCCGCCGCTCGCGGGCGAGGTGACGCTCGCCGACTGCATCAGCGTGGTCCCGTTCGACGGGCCCGTGACGGTCGGGACGGTGACTGGCCGGGAGCTCCGGCGGCTGCTCTCGCAGGCGAGCAACGGCGACGCGAGCTTCGGCGAGTCCGACTGGTGGCACGCCCACGTCAGCGGGCTCCGGGCGACCTTCGACGGGACCCGCGTCGAGTCGGTCCGGGTCGGCGGCGCTCCCCTCGAGCCCGACGCCGAGTACTCGATCGCAGCGAGCCGGTATCTCTTCGAGACCGACCACGAGTTCCCGGCGCTCACGACGGCCCACCGGGTCGGGACCGTCGAGGTCCAGTACGAGGTACTCGCCGAGTACGCCCGCGAGGAGGGGATAGCGCCGACCATCGACGGGCGCCTCGGGCGGGCCGAAAGGAAAGGTTGA
- a CDS encoding universal stress protein — MTRVVVPVRYPLSNRSKRTVERALEVADEDDAALTVLHVNLYQNGHPITRAELKREVEGAFGRLRRVRYVVRSGFLVEETILDEIAAEDADVVVIGHRQASRWKRLIGRLTRDPDIETFLKTRLECTVITVGG; from the coding sequence GTGACTCGCGTCGTCGTCCCCGTTCGATACCCCCTCTCGAACCGCTCGAAGCGCACCGTCGAGCGGGCGCTCGAGGTCGCCGACGAGGACGACGCTGCCCTGACCGTCCTGCACGTCAACCTCTATCAGAACGGCCACCCGATCACGCGCGCGGAACTCAAACGCGAGGTCGAAGGCGCGTTCGGACGCCTCAGACGCGTGCGGTACGTCGTCCGATCGGGGTTCCTCGTCGAGGAGACCATCCTCGACGAGATCGCCGCCGAGGACGCGGACGTCGTCGTCATCGGCCACAGACAGGCCTCCCGGTGGAAGCGCCTGATCGGACGGCTCACCCGGGATCCGGACATCGAGACGTTCCTCAAGACCCGCCTCGAGTGTACCGTCATCACGGTCGGCGGCTGA
- a CDS encoding mechanosensitive ion channel family protein, translating into MQVGQTIVETVENSLQWLGNSATGRLLLATAVIVVGWYVSGLVVRMLGRPVAQRFERQSLSRTILRIVKISVILMAFAVAAGILGVGIGNIFLSVTVISAVIGVVLAPVIGNYVGGLFVLADQPYEIGDMIEIVDTEQRGFIEDITLRYTKVLTEDNSVLVIPNATIRERDVINYSAEDERTRLALDMTVTYEGDLAEARRLIVRAARGTDGVIGGGPTIRVGSARYPARPTCNIVEYGDNGVALRLRYWVRSPYYAPAVRSEIQSRIWEELADADVDIPYPHTHVVFDDVEGETGGTTGSTDDDADPDVSRRP; encoded by the coding sequence ATGCAGGTCGGGCAGACGATCGTCGAGACGGTCGAGAACTCCCTCCAGTGGCTGGGGAACTCGGCCACGGGACGGCTGTTGCTCGCGACCGCCGTGATCGTCGTCGGCTGGTACGTCTCGGGGCTCGTCGTCAGGATGCTCGGCCGGCCGGTCGCACAGCGATTCGAGCGCCAGAGCCTCTCGCGGACGATCCTCCGGATCGTCAAGATCTCGGTCATCCTGATGGCGTTCGCCGTCGCCGCCGGGATCCTCGGGGTGGGTATCGGCAACATCTTCCTCTCGGTCACGGTCATCTCGGCGGTGATCGGCGTCGTCCTCGCGCCGGTGATCGGCAACTACGTCGGCGGGCTGTTCGTGCTCGCCGACCAGCCCTACGAGATCGGCGACATGATCGAGATCGTCGACACCGAACAGCGGGGGTTCATCGAGGACATCACGCTCCGGTATACGAAGGTGCTCACGGAGGACAACTCCGTGCTCGTGATCCCGAACGCCACCATCCGCGAGCGGGACGTGATCAACTACTCCGCCGAGGACGAGCGTACCCGACTGGCCCTCGACATGACCGTCACCTACGAGGGCGACCTCGCGGAGGCCCGCCGGCTGATCGTCCGGGCCGCCCGGGGGACCGACGGCGTCATCGGCGGCGGCCCGACCATCCGCGTGGGCAGCGCCCGGTATCCCGCCCGGCCGACCTGTAACATCGTCGAGTACGGCGATAACGGGGTGGCACTCAGGCTCCGGTACTGGGTCAGGTCGCCCTACTACGCCCCGGCGGTTCGCTCGGAGATCCAGAGCCGGATCTGGGAGGAGCTCGCCGACGCCGACGTCGACATCCCCTACCCCCACACGCACGTCGTCTTCGACGACGTGGAAGGGGAGACGGGCGGGACGACGGGATCGACGGACGACGACGCGGACCCCGACGTCAGCCGCCGACCGTGA
- a CDS encoding proteasome assembly chaperone family protein, producing the protein MAADHTDTSFHVTHETGETGDTLLVGLSQFGLAGLTAVDYLTTQLDLEETGHITAEALPSITPFTNGVPRHHTRLYSRADLDITVLVGELFVPVGAADPFSRAILEWAEGNAVDEIAVLAGIPMAHGPADHRTFYVATEDYREARLDGADVDPMGMGFLDGVNASLVERGLDTDLGVGVFVTPAHGQTPDAEAALRLLSTIRRVHDLEFDTGPLEQFASEVRQHYAQLSERLEAAEAHERPDDRMFM; encoded by the coding sequence ATGGCCGCCGACCACACCGACACCTCGTTTCACGTCACTCACGAGACCGGCGAGACCGGCGATACGCTCCTGGTGGGGCTCTCGCAGTTCGGCCTCGCGGGGCTGACGGCCGTCGACTACCTGACCACGCAGCTCGACCTCGAGGAGACCGGTCACATCACCGCGGAAGCGCTCCCCTCGATCACGCCGTTTACCAACGGGGTGCCCCGGCATCACACCCGGCTGTACTCGCGCGCGGACCTCGATATCACCGTGCTGGTCGGCGAGCTGTTCGTTCCGGTGGGGGCCGCCGACCCGTTCAGCCGGGCGATCCTCGAGTGGGCCGAGGGGAACGCGGTCGACGAGATCGCCGTCCTCGCGGGGATCCCGATGGCCCACGGCCCCGCGGACCACCGCACCTTCTACGTTGCGACCGAGGACTACCGCGAGGCGCGCCTCGACGGGGCCGACGTCGACCCGATGGGGATGGGCTTTCTCGACGGCGTCAACGCCAGCCTCGTCGAGCGCGGGCTCGACACCGACCTCGGCGTCGGGGTGTTCGTCACGCCGGCTCACGGCCAGACGCCGGACGCGGAGGCCGCGTTGCGCCTGCTCTCGACGATCCGGCGGGTCCACGACCTCGAGTTCGACACCGGCCCCCTCGAGCAGTTCGCGAGCGAGGTCCGCCAGCACTACGCCCAGCTCTCCGAACGCCTCGAGGCCGCCGAGGCCCACGAGCGCCCCGACGACCGGATGTTCATGTAA
- the trmB gene encoding HTH-type sugar sensing transcriptional regulator TrmB, which yields MVSDDLRSTLEAVGEQFNLGEYEIEAYLTVLEHGQLTASEIADRTDIPQPRVYDTVRSLSDRGLVELRETRPMQIIAVDPEEAFTRVRGSLDEMVDELEARYTAPARETEAVSLVKSRSTILRHLTEVIEAAEFELILSLTPELLERFEGTLREVHASGVSIELLVTPASGAPSPEEFDYGEVSTVAKARRGITTPVLAVADGEYSVYATQDAIRDDRDRYGVIFNRSALGFLVSGFFGTVLWTTAETLSANGDGRPFPRKYASIRRCVKDIRELGGEFYASVDGRDVETGEARVVRGRVANVDFEDTEEVATMTVETDDGEVSVGGRVAALERIEAHEIHIGRDGVPSM from the coding sequence ATGGTCAGCGACGATCTCCGCTCGACGCTCGAAGCCGTCGGCGAGCAGTTCAACCTCGGCGAATACGAGATCGAGGCGTATCTCACGGTCCTCGAACACGGCCAGCTCACCGCGAGCGAGATCGCGGATCGAACCGACATCCCCCAGCCCCGGGTCTACGACACCGTCCGCAGCCTCTCGGATCGCGGGCTCGTCGAGCTCCGCGAGACCCGCCCGATGCAGATCATCGCGGTCGACCCCGAGGAGGCGTTCACGCGGGTCCGGGGCTCGCTCGACGAGATGGTCGACGAGCTCGAGGCGCGCTACACCGCCCCGGCCCGCGAGACGGAGGCGGTCTCGCTAGTGAAATCGCGCTCAACGATCCTCCGGCACCTCACGGAGGTGATCGAGGCCGCCGAGTTCGAGCTGATCCTCTCGCTCACGCCGGAGCTGCTCGAGCGCTTCGAGGGGACGCTCCGGGAGGTCCACGCCTCGGGGGTCAGCATCGAGCTGCTCGTGACCCCCGCGAGCGGCGCGCCCTCGCCCGAGGAGTTCGACTACGGCGAGGTCTCGACCGTCGCGAAGGCCCGCCGCGGGATCACCACGCCCGTGCTCGCGGTCGCCGACGGGGAGTACTCGGTCTACGCCACCCAGGACGCGATCCGCGACGATCGGGACCGCTACGGCGTGATCTTCAACCGTTCGGCGCTCGGCTTCCTGGTCTCGGGCTTCTTCGGGACCGTGCTCTGGACGACCGCCGAGACGCTCTCGGCGAACGGCGACGGCCGCCCGTTCCCCCGGAAGTACGCCTCGATCCGCCGCTGTGTGAAGGACATCCGCGAGCTCGGCGGGGAGTTCTACGCCAGCGTCGACGGCCGCGACGTCGAGACCGGCGAGGCGCGGGTGGTGCGCGGACGGGTCGCGAACGTCGACTTCGAGGACACCGAGGAGGTCGCGACGATGACCGTCGAGACCGACGACGGCGAGGTGAGCGTCGGCGGGCGGGTCGCCGCGCTCGAACGGATCGAGGCCCACGAGATCCATATCGGACGCGACGGCGTCCCGTCGATGTAG
- a CDS encoding DUF4177 domain-containing protein, whose protein sequence is MSDDTVRWEYETLRPPREATRKEASDPKSELNELGADGWELVGTVEYTGGGTKYLVFKRPRGNGDDDP, encoded by the coding sequence ATGAGTGACGACACGGTTCGCTGGGAGTACGAGACGCTTCGACCCCCGCGGGAGGCCACGAGGAAGGAGGCGAGCGACCCGAAATCGGAGCTGAACGAGCTGGGCGCCGACGGCTGGGAGCTCGTCGGGACGGTCGAGTACACCGGCGGCGGCACGAAGTACCTGGTGTTCAAACGGCCCAGGGGGAACGGGGACGACGACCCATGA
- a CDS encoding aldo/keto reductase → MEYTTLGSTGMEVSRLCLGCMNFGSAQPWMIDDEERSVEIIDRAIDLGINFLDTANVYSRGESEEIVGRAIEGRDRSELVLATKVYGPMGEGPNQQGLSRKHVIDQCEASLDRLGTDYIDLYQIHRWDDDTPIEETLSALSYLVDEGLVRYIGASTMMGWQFMKALGASDLNDHERFVSMQPEYSLVDRHEEENLLPVCRDQGVGVIPWSPLGGGFLTGKYDPDDEPEEGRAATDEHTHERFTEENWAVLDAVRELADEKDASPAQVSLAWLLEKEVVDSPIIGPRSLEHLEENAGAVSVSLTDEEIERLEEPKTPVWSRATGDL, encoded by the coding sequence ATGGAGTACACCACCCTCGGCTCGACGGGGATGGAGGTCTCACGGCTCTGTCTGGGCTGTATGAACTTCGGGAGCGCCCAGCCCTGGATGATCGACGACGAGGAGAGGAGCGTCGAGATCATCGACCGGGCGATCGACCTGGGGATCAACTTCCTCGACACCGCGAACGTCTACTCACGGGGGGAAAGCGAGGAGATCGTCGGCCGAGCGATCGAGGGCCGCGATCGTTCGGAGCTCGTGCTCGCCACGAAGGTCTACGGGCCGATGGGCGAGGGCCCGAACCAGCAGGGGCTCTCGCGGAAACACGTCATCGACCAGTGTGAGGCGAGCCTCGATCGATTGGGAACCGACTACATCGATCTCTATCAGATCCACCGCTGGGACGACGACACGCCCATCGAGGAGACGCTCTCGGCGCTCAGCTACCTCGTCGACGAGGGCCTCGTGCGGTATATCGGCGCCTCCACGATGATGGGCTGGCAGTTCATGAAGGCGCTCGGGGCGAGCGATCTCAACGATCACGAGCGGTTCGTCTCGATGCAGCCCGAGTACAGCCTCGTCGACCGCCACGAGGAGGAGAACCTGCTTCCCGTCTGTCGGGACCAGGGGGTCGGCGTGATCCCCTGGAGCCCGCTTGGCGGGGGCTTTCTCACCGGGAAGTACGACCCCGACGACGAGCCCGAGGAGGGGCGGGCGGCCACCGACGAGCACACCCACGAGCGGTTCACCGAGGAGAACTGGGCGGTGCTCGACGCCGTCCGCGAGCTCGCCGACGAGAAGGACGCCTCGCCCGCCCAAGTCAGCCTCGCGTGGCTCCTCGAGAAGGAGGTCGTCGATTCCCCGATCATCGGGCCCCGCTCGCTCGAGCACCTCGAGGAGAACGCCGGGGCGGTGTCGGTCTCGCTCACCGATGAGGAGATCGAGCGCCTGGAGGAACCGAAGACGCCGGTCTGGTCGCGGGCGACCGGCGACCTCTGA
- a CDS encoding PH domain-containing protein: MSELPRRFGGADWLDLGPDEELLWAGHPSVVPYLGAFVLGAALIVAGAIGMALLGEYAIVGVAGIVAGLATAGWAYYRRISTGYVITTAEVYHKEGIVARDVTQIRYERIQNTSFSQSVFERALSYGDVVITSAGTGEVEIVLKNVPDPADLKRLLSQQLDEVYASDTGATPTRSEL, from the coding sequence ATGAGCGAGCTACCGAGGCGGTTCGGCGGCGCGGACTGGCTCGATCTGGGCCCCGACGAGGAGCTGCTCTGGGCGGGCCATCCGAGCGTCGTCCCCTACCTGGGCGCGTTCGTCCTGGGGGCGGCGCTGATCGTCGCCGGCGCGATCGGGATGGCGCTGCTCGGGGAGTACGCGATCGTGGGGGTCGCGGGGATCGTGGCCGGCCTCGCGACGGCGGGATGGGCCTACTACCGGCGGATCTCGACGGGCTACGTGATCACGACCGCGGAGGTCTACCACAAGGAGGGGATCGTCGCGCGCGACGTGACACAGATCCGCTACGAGCGGATCCAGAACACCTCCTTCAGTCAGTCGGTGTTCGAACGCGCGCTGTCGTACGGCGACGTGGTCATCACCAGCGCGGGCACCGGCGAGGTCGAGATCGTCCTGAAGAACGTCCCGGACCCCGCCGATCTGAAGCGACTGTTGAGCCAACAGCTCGACGAGGTCTACGCCTCCGATACCGGTGCCACGCCGACCCGATCGGAGCTGTAG